The DNA sequence CTTAACAGAGAATAACACCATAATGTCCTTACACAAGCTCCATATTCTCACAGGATGAGCTGGGATAATACACCTCTATCTTCTCAATCAGTCTGGGAAGAATGAATTTCACGCCAGCATCCATGCAATAACATCGACCCTTCGGAGACTGTGACATGTCTTGAGaggataaaaaaatgaacatgtgaAGCATGTCAAAAAATGTCACATCGTATTGAGATTGGGAGCACTATTCGCAAGCATCTCTTGGATAACTGCAAACACAGTTACAAAAATACCCCCAATATTAAGCTCTCAGTAAAAACTGAAATCTAGAATTCCTTTCATGTGTATGTTGTCTTGGACTACAGAACAGACACTAGTTGTTAATAAAACAAGATTAATTCCAACATTTTGAAGCCTTGTAATGACATCAAGGTTAAAATTCACCCAGTAACTAGGTACACAAAAAACATCCGCCTTTTAGAAATTCTTaactatttgaaatgtattaccTTTAACATCTACGAACAGCAGGCAGGCCAGCAGGATGAACACAGCTGATCTCATGGTTTTTGCGATTGGGGTTTCTCTTCTTTGTGGGTTCTGACCGCTGAAGAGATGAAGTTGTGAGTGATTGAAGTGTTCAGTCCTGTATTTATGTGATTTGCGTGGGGCGGATCCTATGATGCAACTCTGATCTAGCTCAGTGCCATGAGAGGGATTTCCCCTTTTGCAGCTCACTGCACCGATTCTTCTTTCATAAAACTTTCCCATTTACCAGCAACTCTCAAGTGAAAATTctatgattttttatttgtttgtttttttcatgtggaGATTTTGAAATACAAGAgagcagtagagagagagagatagtgtgtgtgcgtgtttgtgtgtatgagagagagagagtgaagcaTACATAAGATTCATGATGAAGTATCGAAGATCAGTGTGCAATTATTTAAACTTGAAGTCAGTATAAATAAttggtttattttcaatgttgaGAGACAGGATGAATGGAGTTAACtattatttttacatcaaaATTAAAACCCTTGAAACAATTACCAACCAGGTCTAGTTTGACTGGCTTTATCGCATGCATATTCCTATGTATACATATTGATGTTGCCcatactttttgtaatttgttttgtttgaccatGTCCGCACAATATAGTTAACTGTATTCCCAATCAAGATGTATGTTGGTTTGTGCAGAGCGGATCCTATGATGCAACTCTGATCTGGCTCAGTGCCACAAGAGGCacaattttccctttttctgcTCAGGTCACTGTTTCGATGTCTGATTTCTCGGAAACATGTCCTGTGTGGAAGTTAAGAGACTTTTACTTTCATGAAACATTGCACAGAAGCATTTTAAAGTGTACATATAACACAGTACACAATTTTCCAAATCCTAACAATGAATCTCACATTTAATAtctatcttttaaaaataaaaaaaatttggtgGTATTCCCATCCATACTCACATTATGGTCACAGTGGATTACACACTACACAAGCCATGCTAAAGATTGGTGATAAAATCTGTTTGATACAGTTGCAAGGTTTGTAGGCTATCTTAAGACTGgactgggagaggtgcagttGAGTCTCTGACCATCTAACCGTAAAAGACCATCAAGCATGGGTGCTGACAGCGATTAAGACCttaaaaatcacaaacatcatGACTAAAATTGCTGCAGTGTATTCTAGGCGTAATACTCTAGTCGTTATATCAAAATaatatgcatgtaaaatggAGTTAAGATGTCAGTTTTGAcatgaatcatgtttttttctctctctcttttttttgggtgtatATGTGCTTGAAGGGTgggcaagggggtgggggcggggggggggggggtgggtgttgctGCAATCTGCCTTATGACATAAAAGTCCACTGTTCGGAAATTTTTGTGCATCTTTTATTCTTTTGCAAAGCTCATTGAAGAAAATTCATATTGAGGTCAACCTCTAGAATCTAGTTTTTGTCCTTCCTGGTTTTTCgacttttgcttgtttgtttccgACCTCGAGTTTAGCCTGCCCGTGTTATTCCTTGCCTTGGTATTTTTGACCCTTGCCTGTTTAATCGACCTGCCCCCCGGTTCCCGTTTTTGTGCCTCTGCCCTGTCTATTTGATTCCCCGGATTTTGACCCTTGCCTGTACTTGATTAAGAGACTGCTTCTGATTCTGTGCTTCGCAAAATAAATCGCATCTTCTACTAACTCTGGTCCGCTTCTGAGTCCCACCCCAGACCCTGACAGTTTCAGCACGAGTGGccacaaactgcatttttgtgGTGTTTGAACtctaaatcagtccctgattaaaGATGAATACGGAACACTAGCTTTGCTATTGNNNNNNNNNNNNNNNNNNNNNNNNNNNNNNNNNNNNNNNNNNNNNNNNNNNNNNNNNNNNNNNNNNNNNNNNNNNNNNNNNNNNNNNNNNNNNNNNNNNNGAGAGCAgatggaaaatatgtttttttatctgGTGCTCCTTCTGAAGTATCTGCTTTCTTATGAaacttgaaaaaatgttttatttgaattactttttttattgttttcaaatccaattcagaatgaaaacatactctgaaataaacatagaaaaacacattttatttacaacaaAATCAGTGCCTCAAATATACCAAAACATGTTACCAAACATTAGTAGACAATGCAATGTAGGATTATTTCCCTCACAGGTTTCCATTATTAGGACATAACAGCAAAATAGCTTTTACAGACTGTCataaaagacaacaaaaagacatcaaaaacaaaatgaaaaacaatgtttattgcACCTTTATAAAGTAgttatacatttaataaattaggaaacaaatttaaataatacaactATGACACGTCTTCATATAACCTTAGATATGTGAATGCATTCATATGCAagatatttcaaaacatttcagcttCTATGACCCCACTCAGAGGGAACTGGCAGTTCTATTTGGGAATGCAAGCCGTCTTCTGCTTCATGATGAACTCCTCAACAGACTCCTGAAATGAAAGTCATAAGCTTGTTAGTTTTCTATCACTCACAGGAGTGAAATAAGTGGACAGTTTTGGTGGTTGAAGGCAATCATCATCCCAgaggttcccaaccctgttcctggagatctaccaccctgaCTGTAcagtgggttttcactccagctctAACACGGCACACCTCATACACCAGCTAGAGATGAGCATCTAATGAGTGGAATCAGGTGGAATTGAAAACACACACGatcgatctccaggaactgggttgaGAACCATATTCCCTGCCATCATGCAACTTTAGCTGTAGCTATACAGAATAAAGTTagatgttcatttattcagttaaagTGTGTAGATCTGAATAATTATGTAGTAAATACCCATCGGCAGTTGAGCTCTTCTGCCTTTGTGCATTCTTGATGAAATTCCGAGCAAACTGGGACTTTGGATTCAAGCACTTCTGTTCTCCACTTCCTTTCAGGGTTGCGCTGAATGAGCACAGAAAGAGAAGGTAGAATAATTAGAATCCTTGTTTGtgagcacatttaaaattatgattgtCGTCATACTGTAGGTCTATAACAGTGAATAGCATTATAATATCCTTGCACGAGCCTAACAGAAGATATATCATCATCGTATCCTTACATGATCTTAACAGAGAATAACACCATAATGTCCTTACACAAGCTCCATGTTCTCACAGGATGAGCTGGGATAATACACCTCTATCTTCTCAATCAGTCTGGGAAGAATGAATTTCACGCCAGCATCCATGCAATAACATCGACCCTTCGGAGACTGCGACATGCCTtgagaggataaaaaaaaaatgaacatgtgaAGCATGTCAAAAAATGTCACATCGTATTGAGATTGGGAGCACTATTCGCAAGCATCTCTTGGATAACTGCAAACACAGTTACAAAAATACCCCCAATATTAAGCTctcaataaaaactgaaatctaGAATTCCTTTCATGTGTATGTCGTCTTGGACTACAGAACAGACACTAGTTGTTAATAAAACAAGATTAATTCCAACATTTTGAAGCCTTGTAATGACATCAAGGTTAAGATTCACCCAGCAACTCGGCACACAAAAACaactatttgaaatatattaccTTTAACATCTACGAACAGCAGGCAGGCCAGCAGGATGAAAGCAGCCGATCTCATGGTTCTTGCAGTTGGGGTTTCTCTTCTTTGTGAGTTCTGACAGCTGAAGAGATGAAGTTGTGAGTGATTGGGGTTCAGTTCTGTATTTATATGGTTTGCGCGGAGCGGATCCTATGATGCAACTCTGATCTGGCTCAGTGCCAGATGAGGATTTTCCCTTTTGCACCTCACTGCTCCGGTTCTTCTTTTATAAAACTTTCGTTTCTCGGAAACACGCTCTGTGAGGGAATGAAGATGCTTTTACTTTTATGCCACAATGCACAGTAGCTTTATACCTTTGATTGGACTGATGCCCGTTAACTT is a window from the Anguilla rostrata isolate EN2019 chromosome 14, ASM1855537v3, whole genome shotgun sequence genome containing:
- the LOC135239716 gene encoding C-X-C motif chemokine 11-6-like gives rise to the protein MRSAVFILLACLLFVDVKDMSQSPKGRCYCMDAGVKFILPRLIEKIEVYYPSSSCENMELVATLKASGEQKCLNPKSRFAKNFIKDEQKKKGNLE
- the LOC135239718 gene encoding C-X-C motif chemokine 11-6-like, which translates into the protein MRSAAFILLACLLFVDVKGMSQSPKGRCYCMDAGVKFILPRLIEKIEVYYPSSSCENMELVATLKGSGEQKCLNPKSQFARNFIKNAQRQKSSTADGSLLRSSS